In Quadrisphaera sp. RL12-1S, a single genomic region encodes these proteins:
- a CDS encoding LacI family DNA-binding transcriptional regulator, which yields MPVDAAGGGPAQGRAPVMADVAARAGVSLQTVSRVVNDHRSVRPETRRRVEQAISELGYRVNTAARALVTRSTRTIGLVSASSAEYGPTSALLGVEQAARSEGYATSVVLLPEVGPREVREAVDHLRDLGVDGLVVIAPDDAAVAAVDALDPAVPVVTLEAPLGGTADAGGHLGLPSASVDQGEGARRAVRHLLELGHTTVHHVSGPRDWLEARAREAGWRAELLAAGAPVPEVVPGDWAAAAGHRAAGPLLEHGATAVLAGNDQVAIGLLGALWQRGLRVPDDVSVVGFDDVPEAAYLVPPLTTVRQDFDALGRRCLEVLLARLRGEPAQVRRVVPELVVRASTGPPPRAAGAPRPGGVPGGVRPGPPGRPLDERAGG from the coding sequence GTGCCTGTCGACGCGGCGGGCGGTGGGCCCGCGCAGGGACGCGCCCCCGTCATGGCGGACGTGGCGGCGCGGGCGGGCGTGTCCCTGCAGACCGTGTCGCGGGTGGTCAACGACCACCGCAGCGTCCGCCCCGAGACCCGGCGCCGGGTCGAGCAGGCCATCTCCGAGCTCGGCTACCGCGTCAACACCGCGGCGCGCGCCCTCGTGACGCGCTCGACCCGCACCATCGGCCTGGTCAGCGCGAGCTCCGCCGAGTACGGGCCCACCAGCGCGCTGCTCGGCGTGGAGCAGGCGGCCCGCTCGGAGGGCTACGCCACCTCGGTGGTGCTGCTCCCCGAGGTCGGGCCGCGCGAGGTGCGCGAGGCGGTCGACCACCTGCGCGACCTCGGCGTGGACGGGTTGGTGGTCATCGCCCCGGACGACGCGGCCGTGGCGGCCGTGGACGCCCTGGACCCCGCCGTGCCGGTGGTGACGCTGGAGGCGCCGCTGGGCGGGACCGCGGACGCCGGCGGCCACCTCGGCCTCCCCTCCGCCAGCGTCGACCAGGGGGAGGGCGCGCGGCGGGCGGTCCGCCACCTCCTGGAGCTCGGTCACACGACGGTCCACCACGTCAGCGGCCCCCGGGACTGGCTCGAGGCGCGGGCGCGGGAGGCCGGCTGGCGCGCGGAGCTGCTGGCCGCCGGCGCGCCGGTGCCCGAGGTGGTGCCGGGGGACTGGGCCGCGGCGGCCGGCCACCGGGCGGCGGGCCCGCTGCTGGAGCACGGCGCCACCGCGGTGCTGGCCGGCAACGACCAGGTGGCCATCGGGCTGCTGGGGGCGCTGTGGCAGCGCGGTCTGCGCGTGCCCGACGACGTCAGCGTCGTCGGCTTCGACGACGTCCCGGAGGCGGCCTACCTCGTCCCCCCGCTCACCACCGTGCGGCAGGACTTCGACGCCCTCGGCCGGCGCTGCCTCGAGGTCCTCCTCGCGCGCCTGCGCGGCGAGCCGGCCCAGGTCCGCCGGGTGGTGCCCGAGCTGGTGGTCCGCGCCAGCACCGGGCCGCCGCCCCGGGCCGCGGGTGCGCCGCGCCCCGGGGGAGTCCCCGGCGGTGTCCGGCCAGGACCCCCCGGACGGCCCCTGGACGAGCGCGCCGGAGGTTGA